One Lysinibacillus sp. OF-1 DNA segment encodes these proteins:
- the eutC gene encoding ethanolamine ammonia-lyase subunit EutC has product MNDQLVSMITQLVMEKMEKSTESQVPETVATPTEQPLITFYDTAAHQATETTTSRATSQEPLIQLYQHGAPQQATVAPTATFEQPINVAVSIKPFQFEADTLTDSVQAAKKHTPARIGVGRAGTRPKTKTWLKFRLDHAAAVDAVYGEVSEGLLQKLDVFQVTTKVKDKEEYITRPDLGRRLSDESKALIQQKCKPQPKVQIIISNGLSASAIEENVQDVYLALQQSLSNLNIDIGTTFYIDKGRVALMDEIGELLQAEVIVYLIGERPGLVSAESMSAYLCYKPRIGTVEAERMVISNIHKGGIPPLEAGAYLGTIVEKILHYQASGVELVAKEG; this is encoded by the coding sequence GTGAATGATCAATTAGTCTCTATGATTACACAGCTTGTTATGGAAAAGATGGAGAAAAGCACCGAGAGCCAAGTGCCTGAAACGGTAGCTACTCCAACAGAACAACCTCTTATTACGTTTTATGATACAGCAGCACATCAGGCAACAGAAACAACAACATCAAGAGCAACATCGCAGGAGCCATTAATTCAGCTGTATCAGCATGGAGCTCCACAGCAGGCGACGGTAGCTCCTACTGCTACTTTCGAACAACCCATCAATGTAGCTGTGTCGATTAAGCCTTTTCAGTTTGAGGCAGATACGTTAACGGATAGTGTACAAGCCGCTAAAAAACATACACCTGCTCGAATTGGCGTTGGAAGAGCGGGGACAAGACCAAAAACAAAAACTTGGTTAAAATTCCGACTCGATCATGCTGCTGCAGTGGATGCCGTGTATGGTGAAGTGTCCGAGGGTCTTTTACAAAAGCTTGATGTCTTTCAGGTCACAACGAAAGTCAAGGATAAAGAGGAATACATTACAAGACCTGACTTAGGTCGTCGTCTATCAGACGAATCAAAAGCGTTAATTCAGCAAAAATGTAAGCCGCAACCAAAAGTACAGATTATTATTTCGAATGGCTTAAGTGCTAGTGCGATTGAGGAAAATGTGCAAGATGTGTACTTAGCCCTTCAGCAAAGTCTTAGCAATTTAAATATTGATATCGGCACAACTTTCTATATTGATAAAGGGCGTGTTGCTTTAATGGATGAAATTGGTGAGCTGCTACAGGCAGAAGTGATTGTTTATCTCATTGGTGAACGTCCAGGGCTTGTATCTGCTGAATCGATGAGTGCGTATCTATGCTACAAGCCAAGAATCGGTACAGTGGAAGCGGAGCGTATGGTGATATCAAATATCCATAAAGGTGGTATCCCACCATTAGAAGCAGGTGCTTATCTAGGAACCATTGTAGAAAAAATCTTGCATTATCAGGCAAGTGGTGTAGAGCTTGTCGCAAAAGAAGGTTAG
- the eutL gene encoding ethanolamine utilization microcompartment protein EutL, which produces MNPQKIMAQILAMQTIPRVNSELAEQLDLKPYQHSIGLVTLTIDDVGYVALDEATKKADVDVVYAKSFYAGAAHASGPLSGEVIGIIAGSSPDEIRSGLDAIQQKIEFDTYFEAINHNDNHALFAHTVASCGTYLAELADVKVGTPLAYLIAPPLEAMIGLDAALKAADVELKVFFGPPSETNFGGGLLSGSQSSCEAAANAFREAIENVARNPVI; this is translated from the coding sequence ATGAATCCTCAAAAAATTATGGCGCAAATTTTAGCGATGCAAACCATTCCAAGAGTGAACAGTGAACTAGCAGAGCAGTTAGATTTGAAGCCATATCAACACAGCATTGGACTTGTCACACTGACAATCGACGATGTGGGTTATGTTGCCTTAGACGAGGCAACAAAAAAGGCAGATGTCGATGTTGTCTATGCGAAGAGTTTTTATGCGGGAGCGGCTCATGCATCTGGCCCATTGTCAGGTGAAGTAATTGGCATCATTGCGGGAAGCTCACCTGATGAAATTCGTAGTGGACTTGATGCCATTCAACAAAAAATTGAATTTGATACGTACTTTGAAGCCATTAATCATAATGACAATCACGCCCTGTTTGCCCATACCGTGGCAAGCTGTGGTACGTATCTTGCCGAGCTTGCAGATGTAAAGGTTGGCACACCACTTGCTTATTTAATCGCACCGCCATTAGAGGCAATGATTGGATTAGATGCAGCATTAAAAGCGGCAGATGTGGAGTTAAAGGTTTTCTTTGGCCCTCCGTCTGAAACCAATTTTGGTGGCGGCTTATTAAGTGGTAGTCAATCGTCATGTGAGGCTGCGGCAAATGCTTTCAGAGAAGCTATTGAAAATGTAGCTAGAAATCCAGTGATCTAG
- a CDS encoding aldehyde dehydrogenase family protein translates to MATLDKDLLAIQEMRDAVKHANTAQAAYMQFSQQQVDNIVKAVADAAFKEADRLAKMAVQETGMGIPNHKKMKNEVASRDVYEDIKDLKTVGIVGYDRMKKVAEIASPFGVIAGIVPTTNPTSTAIFKTLISLKTRNGLVLSPHPYAVKCTKEALDICRVAAEKAGAPEGLLQCLTMSSMEATQQLMKHPDIHLILATGGGALVKAAYSSGKPAYGVGPGNVPAYIEKSANLQKSVRQLVQSKSFDNGTICATEQAIIVDKAIAEQVQTELKKNGAYLLNAEEKAKMEKLISPVPGKVNPQIVGKSATCLADSVGITVPDDTKVLVGLETMIGKNIPFALEKLSPIFALYVVENSTEAKQVMIDLLNIGGRGHTCSIHTENAALAEQFSVELPVSRIVVNTLSSIGAVGGTTGLAPSFTLGCGTFGGNITSDNITARHLLNIKRMAYGIKDVEVPKPEFEVLSVVESVVAQEPSLDTTMVQQIVDQVLKQITLQNK, encoded by the coding sequence ATGGCCACATTAGACAAAGACTTATTAGCGATTCAGGAAATGAGAGATGCTGTAAAACATGCTAATACAGCACAGGCTGCCTACATGCAATTTTCACAGCAACAAGTAGACAACATTGTGAAGGCTGTTGCGGATGCTGCCTTTAAGGAAGCAGACCGTTTAGCAAAAATGGCGGTGCAAGAAACAGGGATGGGTATTCCCAACCATAAAAAGATGAAAAATGAAGTGGCTTCAAGAGATGTCTATGAGGATATCAAAGACTTAAAAACGGTTGGCATTGTGGGCTATGACCGCATGAAAAAAGTAGCCGAAATCGCTAGTCCTTTTGGCGTCATCGCAGGTATAGTGCCAACGACCAATCCAACCTCTACAGCCATCTTTAAAACACTTATTTCTTTAAAAACAAGAAATGGCTTAGTACTTAGTCCACATCCATATGCCGTGAAATGTACGAAAGAGGCTTTAGATATTTGTCGAGTAGCTGCTGAAAAAGCAGGTGCACCAGAAGGTTTACTACAATGTTTAACGATGTCTTCTATGGAGGCAACACAGCAGCTAATGAAGCATCCTGACATTCATTTAATTTTAGCGACTGGTGGCGGTGCATTGGTGAAGGCAGCGTATAGCTCTGGCAAACCTGCTTATGGTGTAGGGCCAGGGAATGTACCAGCTTACATCGAAAAATCGGCTAATCTTCAAAAATCTGTACGTCAATTAGTGCAAAGCAAATCGTTCGATAATGGCACAATCTGTGCAACAGAGCAAGCCATTATTGTGGATAAGGCAATTGCAGAGCAAGTGCAGACAGAATTAAAGAAAAATGGTGCTTATTTATTAAATGCTGAAGAAAAGGCCAAAATGGAGAAATTGATTTCGCCTGTTCCTGGAAAAGTAAATCCACAGATTGTCGGCAAATCAGCTACTTGCTTAGCAGATTCTGTTGGCATTACGGTACCAGACGATACAAAAGTACTCGTTGGATTGGAAACGATGATCGGTAAAAATATTCCGTTTGCTCTTGAAAAATTGTCACCAATCTTTGCCCTTTATGTAGTAGAAAACAGTACAGAAGCAAAGCAAGTCATGATTGACCTGTTAAATATTGGTGGACGCGGACACACATGCTCTATTCACACAGAAAATGCAGCATTAGCAGAGCAATTCTCCGTTGAATTACCAGTATCACGCATTGTGGTCAATACATTATCATCTATCGGTGCAGTAGGTGGCACAACGGGGCTAGCCCCATCCTTTACATTAGGCTGCGGTACATTTGGCGGCAATATTACGTCAGATAATATAACAGCAAGACATCTATTAAATATTAAACGTATGGCGTACGGTATTAAAGATGTTGAAGTGCCAAAACCAGAATTTGAAGTACTGTCCGTTGTCGAGTCGGTTGTAGCACAAGAACCTTCTTTAGATACGACAATGGTTCAGCAAATTGTCGATCAAGTATTAAAACAAATCACATTACAAAATAAATAA
- a CDS encoding BMC domain-containing protein codes for MSTALGMVETKGLVGAIEAADAMVKAASVNLVGKVHVGGGIVTVLVRGDVGAVKAATDAGAAAAQRVGELLSVHVIPRPHHELEMILPKAEA; via the coding sequence ATGAGTACAGCATTAGGAATGGTAGAAACAAAAGGTTTAGTAGGAGCAATTGAAGCAGCGGACGCAATGGTAAAGGCAGCAAGTGTTAATTTAGTAGGCAAAGTACATGTTGGTGGCGGTATCGTGACAGTTCTTGTACGCGGAGATGTGGGTGCGGTGAAAGCAGCAACAGATGCAGGTGCAGCAGCAGCACAACGTGTAGGAGAACTATTATCTGTGCATGTAATCCCACGTCCACACCACGAATTAGAAATGATTTTACCAAAAGCAGAAGCATAA
- a CDS encoding phosphate propanoyltransferase: MITATKTFPVAISARHIHLSEADLQALFGPNATLTKDFDLSQPGQFAAKERVSIEGPKGIIHNVRVLGPVRPATQVEVSRTDAMKLGVTPPLRQSGNIENSAGIKILYQDKVLEIQQGVIIAQAHIHMTEQDAKELEVHNNELVSVEVISDRPVTFRGVVVRVSNDFSLEMHIDTDEANAGFIEQQAQGRLVKVSS; the protein is encoded by the coding sequence GTGATAACAGCGACAAAAACATTTCCAGTGGCCATTTCGGCTCGTCATATCCATCTTAGTGAAGCGGATTTACAAGCACTTTTTGGTCCAAATGCAACGTTAACAAAGGATTTTGACTTATCACAGCCAGGGCAATTTGCTGCCAAGGAGCGTGTCTCAATCGAAGGGCCAAAGGGCATTATTCATAATGTCCGTGTCCTTGGACCTGTAAGACCAGCAACCCAAGTGGAAGTCAGCCGCACAGATGCGATGAAGCTTGGGGTTACCCCTCCTTTAAGGCAATCAGGAAATATTGAAAACTCGGCAGGCATTAAAATACTTTATCAAGACAAAGTGTTGGAGATACAGCAGGGGGTCATTATTGCACAGGCACACATCCATATGACAGAACAAGATGCCAAAGAATTGGAAGTACACAATAATGAATTGGTTTCAGTGGAAGTCATCAGTGATCGACCTGTCACTTTCCGTGGTGTCGTTGTACGTGTTTCAAATGACTTTAGTTTAGAGATGCACATTGATACAGATGAAGCAAATGCAGGCTTTATCGAACAACAAGCACAAGGTAGATTAGTAAAAGTATCATCGTAA
- a CDS encoding phosphate propanoyltransferase — MQENLVQKIVEEVLQQVLKNQSSSPHDGKIPVGVSARHVHLAQAEVEQLFGENYELTPKFELSQPGQFAAEETVVIAGPKGSIERVRILGPARSLSQVEVSWTDAMKIGLKPPLRVSGDIQGSSPVTLIGPKGSVVLNEGLIVAQAHIHMSPADSARFNVVDGQSVQIKVGGIRPIILSNVIVRVSERYRLEMHIDTDEANAGFIQQGTFAEMIHHQVSEPAIPEKEQSPAIQKVAQPSVYHYDKKLLSQIEVLDIDAQEIVVPKKTIVTALAYDKLRELNKTLTIRSE, encoded by the coding sequence ATGCAAGAAAATTTAGTGCAAAAAATTGTGGAAGAAGTTCTGCAACAAGTTTTAAAAAATCAATCTTCCTCTCCACATGACGGTAAAATTCCCGTTGGCGTATCCGCTCGCCATGTCCATCTTGCACAAGCAGAGGTGGAGCAACTTTTTGGTGAGAATTATGAGCTTACACCAAAGTTTGAGCTTTCACAGCCAGGACAATTTGCTGCGGAGGAAACCGTTGTCATCGCTGGTCCCAAAGGATCGATTGAGCGAGTTCGTATTCTGGGCCCAGCTCGCTCCTTGTCTCAAGTGGAAGTAAGCTGGACAGATGCAATGAAAATAGGATTGAAGCCCCCGTTAAGAGTTTCGGGTGATATTCAAGGCTCTAGCCCTGTTACATTGATTGGTCCAAAGGGGAGTGTTGTGTTAAATGAAGGACTCATTGTAGCACAGGCACATATCCATATGTCCCCTGCGGATAGTGCGAGATTCAATGTAGTAGATGGACAGTCTGTACAAATCAAGGTAGGGGGTATTCGCCCCATTATTTTATCGAATGTGATCGTCCGCGTATCAGAGCGTTATCGATTAGAAATGCATATTGATACAGATGAAGCAAATGCAGGGTTCATTCAACAAGGAACGTTTGCTGAAATGATCCATCATCAAGTAAGCGAGCCAGCCATACCTGAGAAAGAACAGTCACCAGCTATACAGAAAGTAGCGCAACCATCTGTCTATCATTATGACAAAAAGCTACTTTCACAAATAGAAGTGCTAGATATCGATGCACAAGAAATTGTGGTCCCGAAGAAAACGATTGTGACAGCACTGGCTTATGATAAATTACGAGAGTTAAATAAAACATTAACAATCCGTTCGGAGTAA
- a CDS encoding EutN/CcmL family microcompartment protein has protein sequence MQMGRVIGSVWATRKEEGLNGLKLLIIQPIDSNQQPIRTEMVAADRIGAGIGDDVLITSGGSSRYIMKENPLPIDAVVIGIIDSTEVMRGEDNE, from the coding sequence ATGCAAATGGGAAGAGTGATAGGCAGTGTATGGGCAACACGCAAGGAGGAAGGGCTGAATGGTTTAAAGCTACTCATCATTCAACCAATTGACTCCAATCAACAGCCGATTCGCACAGAAATGGTGGCAGCTGATCGTATTGGTGCGGGTATTGGTGATGATGTACTCATTACAAGCGGTGGGTCATCACGCTATATTATGAAAGAAAATCCGTTACCAATCGATGCAGTGGTCATTGGTATTATTGATTCTACTGAAGTGATGAGAGGTGAGGACAATGAGTAG
- a CDS encoding BMC domain-containing protein has protein sequence MSSAIGMIETKGLVGSYEAADAMIKASDVTIVKQEFVDGGIVTIVVKGDVGSVQAAVEAGKAAAMRVGELLGAHVIPRPDEEVFQMIKGPEAPKKKPATTTASTRAKKTADTTSPTDNRGDA, from the coding sequence ATGAGTAGTGCAATTGGTATGATTGAGACCAAAGGATTAGTTGGTTCATATGAAGCGGCTGATGCGATGATTAAAGCGTCAGATGTGACAATCGTTAAACAAGAATTCGTCGATGGTGGTATTGTGACGATAGTCGTAAAGGGCGACGTAGGTTCTGTACAAGCAGCAGTGGAAGCTGGTAAGGCTGCTGCCATGCGTGTTGGTGAATTATTAGGTGCTCACGTCATTCCGAGACCTGATGAAGAAGTATTCCAAATGATTAAAGGACCAGAGGCACCAAAGAAAAAGCCTGCCACTACAACAGCATCAACACGTGCTAAAAAAACAGCAGACACAACATCACCGACAGATAATAGAGGTGACGCATAA
- the mdh gene encoding malate dehydrogenase produces the protein MAFRKNKIAVIGAGHTGATLSLFLAQKELGDVVLVDIPEAENPTKGKALDLLQTGPIEKFNVSIKGTSHYEDIAGADIVVITAGIPRKPGMSRDDLVTTNAKIIQQVSRQIKHYAPNSIVLVLSNPVDAMTYVCHKETGFAKNRIIGQSGVLDTARFNTFVAQELQIAPEDVSGFVLGGHGDEMVPLIRYSYAGGIPLEKLIPQDRLQQIVERTRKGGGEIVGLLGNGSAYYAPAAACAQMVEIIMKDQRKIIPSIALLEGEYGYNDLFLGVPTILGGNGIESVIELHLTTEEQAALQHSAEAVKQVIAICQNIE, from the coding sequence ATGGCATTTCGTAAAAATAAAATTGCTGTGATTGGTGCAGGTCATACAGGTGCTACATTAAGTTTATTTTTAGCACAGAAAGAATTAGGCGATGTGGTGCTAGTAGATATTCCAGAAGCGGAGAACCCGACAAAAGGGAAAGCATTGGATTTACTACAAACAGGCCCTATCGAAAAATTCAATGTGTCGATTAAAGGGACAAGTCATTACGAAGATATTGCTGGTGCTGATATTGTGGTCATTACAGCAGGTATCCCTCGTAAACCAGGGATGAGCCGCGATGATTTAGTCACAACAAATGCAAAAATCATTCAACAAGTGTCAAGACAGATTAAACACTATGCACCCAACAGTATTGTCCTTGTGTTAAGTAATCCGGTTGATGCCATGACCTATGTGTGTCATAAGGAAACAGGCTTTGCCAAAAATCGGATTATCGGTCAGTCTGGTGTATTAGATACAGCCCGTTTCAATACATTTGTTGCACAAGAGCTACAAATTGCTCCAGAGGATGTATCAGGCTTTGTGTTAGGTGGACATGGTGATGAAATGGTGCCATTAATTCGCTATTCCTATGCAGGAGGCATTCCATTAGAAAAGCTAATTCCCCAGGATCGACTACAACAAATCGTTGAACGTACACGTAAGGGCGGCGGTGAGATTGTCGGATTGCTAGGCAATGGTAGTGCCTACTATGCACCAGCAGCAGCGTGTGCACAAATGGTAGAAATTATTATGAAAGATCAACGGAAAATTATCCCCTCTATTGCCCTATTAGAAGGAGAGTATGGCTACAACGATCTGTTTTTAGGTGTACCAACTATTTTAGGTGGCAATGGGATTGAATCTGTGATTGAATTGCACCTAACAACTGAAGAACAAGCAGCTCTCCAGCATTCAGCTGAGGCTGTGAAGCAAGTGATTGCTATTTGCCAAAACATTGAATAG